The following are encoded in a window of Glandiceps talaboti chromosome 5, keGlaTala1.1, whole genome shotgun sequence genomic DNA:
- the LOC144435177 gene encoding LITAF domain-containing protein-like has translation MAYPGQQAPPPPYQSQMYSNNTVVVANQPAAMTMVNVVNFGSSPVSMTCPHCRQQIVSSVYFEVGTMAWLICFFLWFVGAWCCCFIPFCMDSCKDAVHKCPSCNNHLGTYSRM, from the exons ATGGCTTATCCGG GTCAACAAGCTCCTCCTCCGCCGTACCAATCACAGATGTACTCAAACAACACCGTGGTCGTAGCGAACCAACCAGCCGCTATGACGATGGTAAATGTTGTCAATTTTGGAAGTAGTCCCGTTAGCATGACGTGTCCTCATTGTCGGCAGCAAATCGTCTCAAGTGTTTACTTTGAAGTTGGTACTATGGCTTGGCTCATTTGTTTCTTCCTATGGTTTGTCGG agCTTGGTGTTGCTGTTTCATCCCATTCTGTATGGACAGCTGTAAGGATGCTGTACACAAATGTCCAAGCTGTAACAACCACCTCGGAACATATTCCCGAATGTAA